From the genome of Streptomyces sp. NBC_00659, one region includes:
- a CDS encoding acyl carrier protein: MAATQEEIVEGLAEIVNEIAGIPTEDVQLDKSFTDDLDVDSLSMVEVVVAAEERFDVKIPDDDVKNLKTVGDATAYILKNQA; this comes from the coding sequence ATGGCCGCCACTCAGGAAGAGATCGTCGAAGGTCTCGCCGAGATCGTCAACGAGATCGCCGGGATCCCCACCGAGGACGTCCAGCTGGACAAGTCCTTCACCGACGACCTGGACGTCGACTCGCTGTCCATGGTCGAGGTCGTCGTCGCCGCCGAAGAGCGCTTCGACGTCAAGATCCCGGACGACGACGTGAAGAACCTCAAGACGGTCGGCGACGCCACCGCCTACATCCTCAAGAACCAGGCCTGA
- the fabF gene encoding beta-ketoacyl-ACP synthase II, with protein MSPTNRTVVVTGIGATTPLGGDAASTWEGLIAGRSGVRPLEQEWAADQAVRIAAQIAVEPGEVIPRPQARRLDRSAQFALIAAKEAWADAGFTDKAGEDPSADPDRLGTVIASGIGGVTTLLDQYDVLKEKGVRRVSPHTVPMLMPNGPSANVGLAVGARAGVHTPVSACASGAEAIGYAIEMIRTGRADIVVAGGTEAAIHPLPIAAFGNMMAMSKNNDDPQGASRPYDVARDGFVLGEGAGVLVLESAEHAAKRGARVYAEAVGQGISADAHDIVQPEPEGRGISHALQNLLDNTDLNPAEIVHVNAHATSTPAGDVAELKALRKVFGDEADHFAVSATKSMTGHLLGGAGGVESVATVLALYHRLAPPTINVENLDPEAEAAADIVRGEARKLPVEGRIAALNDSFGFGGHNVVLAFRSV; from the coding sequence GTGAGCCCGACCAATCGCACCGTGGTCGTCACCGGTATCGGCGCAACCACACCGCTGGGTGGCGACGCAGCCTCTACCTGGGAGGGCCTGATCGCCGGACGTTCCGGCGTCCGCCCTCTCGAGCAGGAGTGGGCCGCCGACCAGGCAGTCCGTATCGCGGCGCAGATCGCCGTGGAGCCGGGCGAGGTCATTCCCCGCCCGCAGGCCCGCCGGCTGGACCGCTCGGCGCAGTTCGCGCTGATCGCGGCCAAGGAAGCCTGGGCCGACGCCGGTTTCACCGACAAGGCGGGCGAGGACCCGAGCGCCGACCCCGATCGGCTGGGCACGGTCATCGCCTCCGGCATCGGTGGTGTGACGACCCTGCTCGACCAGTACGACGTGCTGAAGGAGAAGGGCGTACGCCGTGTCTCCCCGCACACCGTTCCGATGCTGATGCCGAACGGTCCGTCCGCCAACGTGGGGCTCGCCGTGGGCGCCCGCGCCGGTGTGCACACCCCGGTCTCCGCCTGCGCCTCCGGCGCCGAGGCCATCGGCTACGCCATCGAGATGATCCGCACGGGCCGCGCCGACATCGTCGTCGCCGGTGGCACCGAGGCGGCCATCCACCCGCTTCCCATCGCCGCGTTCGGCAACATGATGGCGATGTCCAAGAACAACGACGACCCCCAGGGTGCCTCGCGCCCCTACGACGTCGCCCGTGACGGCTTCGTGCTGGGCGAGGGCGCCGGCGTCCTGGTCCTGGAGTCCGCCGAGCACGCCGCCAAGCGCGGCGCCCGGGTGTACGCCGAGGCGGTCGGCCAGGGCATCTCGGCCGACGCGCACGACATCGTGCAGCCGGAGCCCGAGGGCCGCGGCATCTCGCACGCCCTGCAGAACCTGCTCGACAACACCGACCTGAACCCGGCCGAGATCGTGCACGTGAACGCGCACGCCACCTCGACGCCGGCCGGTGACGTGGCCGAACTGAAGGCGCTGCGCAAGGTCTTCGGCGACGAGGCCGACCACTTCGCGGTCTCGGCGACCAAGTCGATGACCGGTCACCTCCTCGGTGGCGCCGGTGGTGTCGAGTCGGTCGCGACCGTGCTCGCGCTGTACCACCGTCTCGCGCCGCCGACCATCAACGTGGAGAACCTCGACCCCGAGGCCGAGGCCGCCGCCGACATCGTCCGCGGCGAGGCCCGCAAGCTGCCCGTCGAAGGCCGTATCGCCGCGCTGAACGACTCGTTCGGTTTCGGTGGTCACAACGTGGTGCTGGCGTTCCGTTCCGTCTGA
- a CDS encoding DUF3145 domain-containing protein — translation MTTRGVLYVHSAPRALCPHVEWAVAGVLGTRVSLDWIRQPAAPGTWRSEFSWKGEVGTASKLASALRGWHLLRFEVTAEPCPTAEGERYSCTPELGIFHAVTGIHGDILIPEDRLRAALLRSQRGESDLEADLAKLLGKPWDDELEPFRYAGEGAPVRWLHQVV, via the coding sequence GTGACGACACGTGGAGTTCTCTACGTGCACTCCGCGCCCCGCGCGTTGTGTCCGCATGTCGAGTGGGCGGTCGCGGGGGTGCTCGGCACGCGCGTCAGCCTCGACTGGATCCGGCAGCCCGCCGCCCCCGGCACCTGGAGATCCGAGTTCTCCTGGAAGGGCGAGGTCGGCACCGCCTCCAAGCTCGCCTCCGCGCTGCGCGGCTGGCATCTGCTGCGCTTCGAGGTCACCGCCGAGCCCTGCCCCACCGCCGAGGGCGAGCGCTACAGCTGCACGCCCGAGCTCGGCATCTTCCACGCCGTCACAGGGATCCACGGCGACATCCTGATCCCCGAGGACCGGCTGCGCGCCGCGCTGCTGCGCTCCCAGCGCGGGGAGAGCGACCTGGAGGCCGACCTCGCCAAGCTCCTCGGCAAGCCCTGGGACGACGAACTGGAGCCCTTCCGGTACGCGGGCGAGGGCGCCCCGGTCCGCTGGCTGCACCAGGTGGTGTGA
- a CDS encoding SGNH/GDSL hydrolase family protein, with translation MRNRSHRSRAVLAVAAAAALLGVTACDATGGNSSASSGTAGARPSPRPTPVWDRSPDSMAAVGDSITRGFDACSVLSDCPEVSWATGSDPRVGSLAVRLLGTAGAAERSWNYAVTGARMADLPGQMAQAATRGPELVTVMAGANDACRSSASAMTSVADFRAEFQDAMKTLRGALPKTQVYVSSVPDLKRLWSQGRGNPLGKQVWKLGICPSMLGDADSLNAAATLRRGQVQDRVKEYNQVLREVCAKDRRCRFDGNAVFDYRFGTDQLSHWDWFHPSRDGQARLAEIAYRTVTAREPVT, from the coding sequence ATGCGGAATCGCAGCCACCGTTCGCGGGCCGTCCTCGCCGTCGCCGCGGCGGCGGCTCTCCTGGGCGTCACCGCCTGCGACGCCACCGGTGGCAACTCCTCGGCGTCCAGCGGGACGGCGGGGGCCCGGCCGTCCCCGAGGCCCACGCCGGTCTGGGACCGCAGCCCGGACTCGATGGCCGCGGTCGGCGACTCCATCACGCGCGGTTTCGACGCGTGCAGTGTGCTGTCCGACTGCCCGGAGGTGTCGTGGGCGACCGGCAGCGATCCGCGCGTCGGCAGTCTCGCCGTACGGCTGCTCGGCACGGCCGGGGCGGCCGAGCGCAGCTGGAACTACGCGGTGACCGGGGCGCGGATGGCGGACCTTCCCGGCCAGATGGCCCAGGCGGCGACCCGCGGGCCCGAGCTGGTCACGGTGATGGCGGGCGCCAACGACGCCTGCCGCTCCTCCGCCTCGGCGATGACGTCCGTCGCCGACTTCCGCGCCGAGTTCCAGGACGCGATGAAGACGCTGCGCGGCGCGCTGCCCAAGACCCAGGTGTACGTGTCGAGCGTGCCGGACCTGAAACGGCTCTGGTCCCAGGGGCGCGGCAACCCGCTGGGCAAGCAGGTCTGGAAACTGGGCATCTGCCCCTCGATGCTCGGGGACGCGGACTCGCTGAACGCGGCGGCGACCCTGCGGCGCGGGCAGGTGCAGGACCGGGTGAAGGAGTACAACCAGGTGCTGCGCGAGGTGTGCGCCAAGGACCGGCGCTGCCGCTTCGACGGGAACGCCGTCTTCGACTACCGCTTCGGCACGGACCAGTTGAGCCACTGGGACTGGTTCCACCCGAGCAGGGACGGCCAGGCGCGACTCGCCGAGATCGCCTACCGGACTGTGACGGCACGCGAACCCGTGACCTAG
- a CDS encoding aldose epimerase family protein: MSELFGTLSDGTRVHRWTLERAGVRVRVLTYGGIVQSAEVPDRDGRAVDVTLGFPALEGYTAHPEPYLGALVGRYANRIGGAGFPLDGVTYRLEPNNGPNTLHGGDGGFDKRVWDAEPLEHGVRLSRVSPDGEEGFPGRLEVSATYTLDERGALRIAYEAVTDAPTVVNLTNHTYWNLGGSGSALGHELRLDASRLTRVDGNLVPTGELDPVEGTRFDFREPRKTGAGYDHNYVLDKGLTDAPVEVAELYDPASGRVLTVATTEPGLQFYTADHLSDPFAPNDGIALETQHFPDSPNRPDFPSTELRPGAVYRSQTMYGFSVRS, encoded by the coding sequence ATGAGCGAACTTTTCGGCACACTTTCCGACGGCACCCGGGTCCACCGCTGGACGCTGGAGCGCGCCGGTGTCCGGGTGCGTGTGCTCACCTACGGCGGGATCGTGCAGTCGGCCGAGGTGCCGGACCGGGACGGGCGGGCCGTGGACGTGACCCTGGGCTTCCCCGCGCTGGAGGGGTACACGGCCCATCCCGAGCCGTATCTCGGCGCGCTGGTCGGGCGGTACGCGAACCGGATCGGGGGTGCGGGCTTCCCGCTGGACGGGGTGACGTACCGCCTGGAGCCGAACAACGGGCCCAACACGCTGCACGGCGGCGACGGCGGTTTCGACAAGCGCGTGTGGGACGCGGAGCCGCTCGAACACGGGGTCCGGCTCTCCCGGGTCAGCCCGGACGGCGAGGAGGGTTTCCCGGGGCGCCTGGAGGTCTCGGCGACGTACACGCTCGACGAGCGGGGCGCTCTGCGGATCGCCTACGAGGCGGTCACCGACGCGCCGACCGTGGTGAACCTGACGAACCACACGTACTGGAACCTCGGCGGCTCCGGCAGCGCGCTGGGACACGAGCTCCGGCTCGACGCCTCGCGGCTGACACGGGTGGACGGGAACCTCGTCCCGACCGGGGAACTCGACCCGGTCGAGGGCACCCGCTTCGACTTCCGTGAGCCCCGCAAGACCGGCGCGGGATACGACCACAACTACGTGCTCGACAAGGGGCTCACCGACGCTCCCGTGGAGGTCGCCGAGCTGTACGACCCGGCGTCCGGGCGGGTGCTCACGGTCGCGACCACCGAACCCGGTCTCCAGTTCTACACCGCGGACCACCTGAGCGACCCCTTCGCCCCCAACGACGGCATCGCGCTGGAGACGCAGCACTTCCCCGACTCCCCGAACCGGCCGGACTTCCCGAGCACCGAACTGCGGCCGGGCGCGGTGTACAGGTCGCAGACCATGTACGGGTTCTCCGTGCGGTCCTAG